A part of Dasypus novemcinctus isolate mDasNov1 chromosome 7, mDasNov1.1.hap2, whole genome shotgun sequence genomic DNA contains:
- the SLC25A12 gene encoding electrogenic aspartate/glutamate antiporter SLC25A12, mitochondrial isoform X4 yields MEQAWWQSWRRVPAPVRENVKEIFGQTIIHHHIPFNWDCEFIRLHFGHNRKKHLNYTEFTQFLQELQLEHARQAFALKDKSKSGLISGLDFSDIMVTIRSHMLTPFVEENLVSAAGGSISHQVSFSYFNAFNSLLNNMELVRKIYSTLAGTRKDVEVTKEEFAQNAIRFGQVTPLEIDILYQLADLYNATGRLTLADIERIAPLAEGALPYNLAELQRQQSHGLGRPVWLQIAESAYRFTLGSVAGAVGATAVYPIDLVKTRMQNQRGTGSVVGELMYKNSFDCFKKVLRYEGFFGLYRGLIPQLIGVAPEKAIKLTVNDFVRDKFTRRDGSIPLPAEVLAGGCAGGSQVIFTNPLEIVKIRLQVAGEITTGPRVSALNVLRDLGLFGLYKGAKACFLRDIPFSAIYFPVYAHCKLLLADENGHVGGLNLLAAGAMAGVPAASLVTPADVIKTRLQVAARAGQTTYSGVIDCFRKILREEGPSAFWKGTAARVFRSSPQFGVTLVTYELLQRWFYIDFGGLKPSGSEPTPKSRIADLPPASPDHIGGYRLATATFAGIENKFGLYLPKFKSPSVAVVQPRAAVAAAQ; encoded by the exons aAAATGTCAAAGAAATTTTTGGACAGACTATTATTCATCATCATATCCCTTTTAATTGGGACTGTGAATTTATCCGACTGCATTTTGGGCATAACCGGAAGAAGCATCTTAACTACACAGAATTCACACAATTTCTCCAG GAGTTGCAATTGGAACATGCAAGACAAGCCTTTGCACTGAAAGATAAAAGCAAAAGTGGCTTGATTTCTGGGCTGGATTTCAGTGACATCATGGTTACCATTCGGTCTCACATGCTTACTCCTTTCGTGGAAGAGAACTTAGTTTCA GCTGCTGGAGGGAGTATCTCACACCAGGTTAGCTTCTCCTACTTCAATGCATTTAACTCCTTACTGAATAACATGGAGCTTGTTCGTAAAATATATAGCACTCTAGCTGGCACGAGGAAAGACGTTGAAGTCACAAAGG aggAATTTGCCCAGAATGCCATACGCTTTGGACAAGTCACCCCATTGGAAATTGATATCCTCTACCAGCTTGCAGACTTATATAATGCTACAGG GCGCTTGACTTTGGCAGATATTGAGAGAATAGCCCCATTGGCTGAGGGTGCCTTACCTTACAACTTGGCAGAACTTCAGAGACAG CAGTCTCACGGCTTAGGCAGGCCTGTCTGGCTCCAGATTGCCGAGTCTGCCTACAGGTTCACCCTGGGCTCCGTTGCTGGAG CTGTGGGAGCCACCGCAGTGTATCCTATAGATCTGGTGAAGACCCGCATGCAAAATCAGCGTGGCACTGGCTCTGTTGTGGGGGAGCTGATGTACAAAAACAGCTTTGACTGTTTTAAGAAAGTCTTGCGTTACGAGGGCTTCTTTGGACTCTACCGGG GTCTCATACCGCAACTTATAGGGGTTGCTCCAGAAAAGGCCATTAAACTGACT GTTAATGATTTTGTCCGGGACAAATTTACAAGAAGAGATGGCTCTATTCCACTTCCAGCAGAAGTTCTTGCTGGAGGTTGT GCTGGAGGCTCACAGGTCATCTTTACCAACCCCCTGGAGATAGTGAAGATACGCCTGCAGGTGGCGGGAGAGATCACCACGGGGCCCCGAGTCAGTGCCCTGAACGTGCTCCGGGACCTGGGACTGTTCGGCCTGTACAAG GGCGCCAAAGCGTGCTTCCTCCGAGACATTCCCTTCTCTGCAATCTATTTTCCTGTTTATGCTCATTGCAAACTACTTCTGGCTGATGAAAATGGACACGTGGGAGGTTTAAATCTCCTTGCAGCTGGAGCCATGGCAG GTGTGCCTGCTGCTTCTCTGGTGACCCCTGCTGATGTCATCAAGACAAGACTGCAAGTGGCAGCCCGCGCAGGCCAGACGACGTACAGCGGTGTTATCGACTGCTTCCGGAAGATCCTCCGGGAGGAGGGGCCCTCGGCCTTTTGGAAAGGGACTGCAG CCCGAGTGTTTCGATCCTCGCCCCAGTTTGGTGTTACCTTGGTCACCTATGAACTTCTCCAGCGGTGGTTTTACATTGACTTTGGAGGCCT CAAACCTTCTGGCTCAGAACCAACACCTAAGTCCCGCATCGCAGACCTTCCTCCTGCCAGTCCTGACCACATTGGTGGATACAGACTTGCCACAGCCACTTTTGCTGGCATTGAAAACAAGTTTGGCCTTTATCTTCCCAAATTTAAGTCTCCTAGTGTTGCCGTGGTTCAGCCAAgggcagcagtggcagcagctcAGTGA